A region from the Brevibacterium paucivorans genome encodes:
- a CDS encoding metal-dependent hydrolase, translated as MSETLFGGDVYSTADPFATAITYDGDTVVWVGSDEAVSSGTSLDGDFVAPGFVDAALDLRSGDGYDYLSCGVTSVHVIGTQEQCDAVTGPHVVAYPTDVREGRRAIQVDAARDSNTLTGPVFILADTADELAELEKLVSDPAWKTAAQRAGVRVLIACDTQVDPEVWGTSGLALTVNPHHPRDLHALFNAGAQVSFSLAGKPWEAVRAGVENGLSARAAFNASTRFGFRALGQFDGGVLAPGSAVDMVRWSATSLVVQVADPRVAAWSTDPRSGTPGLPDLGATLPHARTTWVGGRSYDATPKSV; from the coding sequence GTGAGTGAAACTTTATTTGGTGGAGACGTATATTCGACTGCAGACCCGTTTGCAACAGCGATCACGTACGACGGTGACACTGTTGTGTGGGTGGGATCCGATGAGGCGGTGAGTTCCGGAACTTCGCTCGATGGCGATTTCGTGGCTCCTGGCTTCGTCGACGCTGCTCTAGATCTACGCAGTGGAGACGGTTACGACTATCTGTCCTGTGGAGTTACGAGCGTCCACGTGATCGGAACACAGGAACAGTGCGACGCAGTGACAGGCCCACACGTCGTGGCCTATCCCACCGACGTGCGTGAAGGTCGTCGAGCCATCCAGGTCGATGCGGCCCGCGATTCCAACACTCTGACTGGTCCTGTTTTCATTCTGGCCGACACAGCCGATGAGCTCGCAGAGCTCGAAAAGTTGGTAAGCGACCCCGCCTGGAAAACTGCCGCCCAACGCGCTGGGGTGCGCGTGCTGATCGCGTGTGACACCCAGGTGGACCCCGAGGTGTGGGGCACCTCTGGTCTTGCCCTGACAGTGAACCCGCATCATCCACGCGACTTGCATGCTCTGTTCAACGCAGGTGCTCAAGTGAGCTTTTCGCTGGCCGGGAAGCCGTGGGAGGCCGTGCGAGCAGGTGTTGAAAACGGCCTATCGGCACGCGCGGCGTTTAACGCGTCTACGCGGTTCGGGTTCCGGGCGCTGGGGCAGTTTGACGGTGGCGTTCTTGCGCCGGGAAGTGCTGTCGACATGGTTCGGTGGTCAGCAACCTCGCTTGTGGTCCAGGTGGCCGATCCCAGGGTAGCCGCGTGGAGCACGGACCCACGGTCGGGAACGCCAGGCCTGCCTGATTTGGGGGCAACTTTGCCTCATGCGCGAACAACATGGGTAGGCGGCCGTTCTTACGACGCAACGCCTAAGTCCGTGTAG
- a CDS encoding 5'-3' exonuclease H3TH domain-containing protein translates to MTGLVIIDMPALYYRAFYSVPSSLTSADGTPVNALRGTLDAIATLASRLSTTRIIAASDAAWRPSFRTRIVPEYKAHREREDKPGTETPDDLIPQIPLIYEACTLLGLPVGHIEDTEADDVIGSVVHQWDGPITVVSPDRDLLSLLSPDKQITLLRPRPRGQWEETTVHDLPDLYGIPTGERYRELAALRGDPSDGLSGAQGIGEKTAAKLLAGYGSLDNVFDAAKRGVKDHGLSPKRRDNLLAAEHAVRKNVQVMTVLTDLDVSNLIESSATITPNVAGLDAFAQRYGVERSISRLTETFTSHTPQTSPPTSWADEPLFAFDLETTGRDPHTAHIVSAALIDMRTNETWEWLVYPEDDIPAEATAVHGITTEFARAHGTPRAQAIAHMHAVVSERTPACIVAHNAPYDLTIFARECAQQGLRIPGFFVIDTLVIDKQAEPYRKGPRTLDAVCKRWGISLDNAHDATADARASGLVALAIADAFPDIAQLSAEQIHHAQKDWKREQAARLQEYLRTRRDPNAVVDHEWPFLTRGER, encoded by the coding sequence GTGACCGGCCTAGTAATCATCGACATGCCCGCGCTTTACTACCGTGCGTTCTATTCCGTCCCCAGCTCACTGACGAGCGCCGACGGAACGCCCGTGAATGCGCTCCGGGGCACGCTCGACGCCATTGCGACACTGGCAAGTCGACTCAGCACAACGCGGATCATCGCAGCGAGTGACGCCGCATGGAGACCCAGCTTCCGCACAAGAATCGTTCCCGAATATAAGGCGCACCGGGAACGCGAAGACAAACCCGGCACCGAGACTCCCGACGATCTCATTCCCCAAATTCCGCTCATCTACGAAGCCTGCACACTCTTAGGTCTCCCCGTAGGGCACATTGAGGACACGGAAGCCGACGACGTGATCGGATCCGTCGTTCACCAGTGGGACGGCCCCATCACCGTCGTCTCCCCCGACCGGGACCTCTTATCACTTCTCAGCCCTGACAAGCAGATCACCCTGCTACGACCTCGGCCGCGGGGGCAATGGGAAGAAACCACAGTCCACGACCTCCCAGACCTCTACGGAATTCCCACCGGAGAACGGTACCGGGAGCTTGCGGCTCTGCGTGGCGACCCGTCCGATGGTTTATCCGGGGCGCAAGGAATCGGCGAAAAAACCGCGGCAAAACTACTGGCCGGGTATGGCAGCCTCGACAATGTTTTTGACGCCGCGAAACGCGGAGTCAAGGACCACGGCCTGTCACCTAAACGCAGAGACAACCTGCTCGCAGCCGAACACGCGGTGCGCAAAAACGTACAGGTCATGACCGTCCTCACCGATCTAGACGTGAGTAACCTGATCGAGTCCTCCGCCACAATCACCCCAAACGTTGCCGGTCTTGACGCATTCGCCCAGCGCTACGGGGTTGAACGATCAATCAGCCGACTCACAGAAACCTTCACGTCCCACACACCACAAACGTCACCGCCAACGTCCTGGGCAGACGAACCCCTTTTCGCGTTCGACTTAGAAACCACGGGTCGCGACCCCCACACGGCACACATCGTCAGCGCGGCTCTCATCGACATGCGCACTAACGAAACCTGGGAATGGCTGGTCTACCCGGAAGACGACATTCCGGCGGAAGCAACAGCCGTCCACGGGATCACCACCGAATTTGCCCGCGCCCACGGCACGCCACGGGCACAAGCAATTGCACACATGCACGCTGTCGTCTCGGAACGCACACCTGCGTGCATCGTTGCCCACAACGCGCCGTACGACCTGACGATTTTCGCCCGCGAATGCGCACAGCAGGGCCTGCGCATCCCAGGCTTCTTCGTCATCGACACTCTGGTCATCGACAAACAGGCCGAACCGTATCGCAAGGGACCCCGGACGTTGGACGCCGTGTGTAAGCGCTGGGGCATTTCCTTAGACAACGCGCACGACGCAACGGCCGACGCCCGCGCCTCGGGCTTGGTGGCTTTGGCGATCGCCGATGCGTTCCCCGATATCGCCCAACTGAGTGCAGAACAGATTCACCACGCACAAAAGGACTGGAAAC